The nucleotide window TCAGCTGTAACATTAGGGTCCAGTCCTCCAACAAATATCTATAACCAATCATCCATAGAAATATATTTCCACACATATCGTTAACAATACAAATACAACATTCTAACAAGAAGCTGAAAAACTTACAGTTGTGTTATTAGAATCAGCTTCAGATTGGCTGGATGTGCCATTTGATTGACCTcctacatttaaaaaaaaaaaaagggcagATTACATCAATAATAGGTGTGTAATAAGCAAAGTTCATCATGAAAcagaacaaattaaaagaaatttgaatAAGCAGATTATGAATTTGTGCCTTGTTGATAAGCAGATGATTTCCTAGGAGTTGCAGCTCCAATACGCATAGGCCTGCTAGAACAGTACACACCATTCATTTCAGTCATAGCTTGAGACCTCTCATTATCATCACCAAACCTGACAAAACCATATCCCTTGGAGCGGCCAGTGTTGGCATCAAAAACAACTTTTGCAGCCTTAACAGAAGGGTATCTACTGGAGAAAGTCTCATGCAAGAGGCTATCTGTAACATCTGCAGCTAAATCTCCTACAAAAATTGAAAGGTCTGGAACATTGTCTGAACGCTTGTCTCCTGTGCTAAATGTTGCCCAGTTCAGCCGGAAAGGTTGCTCTGTGTTTGGCATCAAAATTCCAGCATAGTTCTGTAAAACTTTTTCAGCTGTGCCGTGTGAATAGAATTCCACAAATCCATAACCCTCTGATAGACCAGTCTGCTTATTGCGAATAACCTTGATGGAGGAAATCTGAAACAATAATATACAATATATATCACAAGTCAAGAACCGTTTCCATCATAACAAACCACTTAAGCATTAGATGCATGCAAAAGCTAAGCTCAAGTAACAAGggcaaacttctctatcttGTTATCAACTATTCGTACCCTAAGCTATTCATGCTTCAAATAATCCAAAAGCAAATGCAACCAGAGAGTTCAGAAATTtgcagataaacactcaatcCCCTCAAAGTTCTGATACTATTATATATAGTTTAAAATGAATCAAATAGTTCCACCTGCCTAGATTGATGCATGGCATGATGAAAAGTCAGAAAATTATATTAGAGCAAAGTCAAATCGAATAGCTAGGGAAGATACTATAAGAGTTTTATCATATTTGCTTGATAAGAGTAGAGAGTTAGATGAACGAAGCATGCtacttttctttacttttcttctaATATAACATGCTCCCCTtgtgaaaaaattatattctgCTACTCCCACTTTTGAACTAGGTATTCCCGTTTGAAAAGAAAGGACAGTGACACTGACAATTATGCATTAAATTACCATTGCTCTCGCagttatggtttaggtttaaaaaaatcaaagttGATATACACAGACATATAACTACAATTACAAGGTAATCATGAAAACCAAGAAAACCACAATATTGCCACCGCACCTATTAACAGAGACTGCAATTTAAATGGACACCTGATATGAAAAAGTTAAAGTAGTCATCCACCACCCCACTTTCCATTCTCCAATCTTTAACACCCACCCAAATAATCAAGAATTGAATTTTCTCAATATTGACCTTTTAATCccagaaatataaatataccaGCAGAAAACTGTCCCCTTCTTTCTTACGTTATGGATTTGAAGCAGCCCGAAATCAAGCATGCATCCTTAGTTAATATTAGCACAATAATGTAACATAGAAATACCAACTCAGCTATCAAAACTATGTATTCACCAATAATAAGAAAGCTACTCACTCCTAAGCTTATAAGTAATAGACTAATAATAATGAGAAAAAAGGCTAAGCTTTCCTAAATAAAAGTACAGACACAAAAACTGAAGTACCCAAAAAGGACAGTTTCACGTTCATGGAATCAACTACAAAAacagaaattaataaaaataaaaactttctCTTATATGTGAACGTTATAGAAAACGATATATggataatatattaaaaaagaaaggaggACCTCGCCGGTGGAAGCGAAGCAGCGGTGGAGATAATTCTCGTCCATCCAATGATGCAAATCTCCGACCCAGATCGTCTTGTTCTCGGCGGTGGATCCTTGAGGCTGGTGCTGATGTGCGTGGTGGGGGGTAACGTGCGGCACCTGCTGCTGGTACTGGTGGTAGGGCATGTAGGGCTGGGGTGGCGGCGGCGCGTAATGTTGAGGCGGCAGCATGGGGTGCTGCATTACCATGGCGGTGGCGGGATACTGCATCGGCACCCACTGCTGTGGGAGTGGCAGTGGCTGCGGGTGCGGTGGCGTCTGCTGTTGGCGTTGATTCTGGTCCGTTGGTTGCTGTTGCTGCGAATCAGAGCCGTTGGATTGCATCTTAAATAATTACTAGTGTTAAGCCGTGCGCCCTCTCTTGTTCTATTCTATTCCTTCTTTGGTGTGCTTTgtttctaataattaattaataatgtcTTAGATTCAAATATATTAGAGACTAAATGAGGAAACAGGGATATGCATAAGCATAAATATGGAAAAGTGAAAGGGTTTGAATCTGGAatcgagagagagagagagagagagagagagagaggtcgCGGCAAGGGTCTAAGAGAATGATTTATGTTGGTTGATGAGGAACGAGGATGACGGATTCTCGGGTTGGGTTGCTGAACGCGGTAGTGGATTGACCGTTGGATCGTGTAATGGGCCTACATGGCAAGCGTTAGATCTGTTAAATCAGGGATATGCATAACACTCTTGTGCCTTCGCTTCCTTCTCTCGCAGGATCCGCCGCCACCTCTTGCCTATGCCTCTCTCTCTCACTTCACCCCTCTCTCACTGggtttcctttttttattctaaaaaacaatatagttatatttagtagtttttaaattagtttttttttttagaaaaaagattTACCAAGTTAAAGTGGGGGTGTGTGCAGGCAAGGCTGTCACATTAACCTCacgtcattttttttttcacagtTTCAGTGATGCTGGGAAGTTAATGGCACTGAAAATTAACGAAACGGGAAATTGCCTAGGATTCAGAATTCAGCAACTTTGTACTAGGTAACACTGGGTCCATCATCCTCGAAAGCTTCTTGCAATCTCATCCTaataataatactttttttttcctaaaaaagaagtgttaaataataataataataataataataattagatcCAAGAGTCAGccaaattataataacaataataactagAATAATActacatttttttaaagttaaaacaCATACGTGTGAGTATAGACTGTATAGTGGTACTGTGGTAGTACGTATTCTAATTGATTTTAAaacaattatattaataataatattatctaaatcaaaaaattgtatcaattaaattagaatttaaaaatactctaaatacaaaattaaattacaataaatttaaatatttgaattataaattcTGTTAcatattcaaataatttttgtcaacaaaattcaattaaattgattcaaacccaataaaaattacTTACATAAAGATGTGCATAAATCACGCGCACTTCTTTTCTTCGCTTTCTTCCGTCGTTCTTCTATTATCGctgttgtatttttattatttattccctttctctttttaatgttattgcaacattttttattttttttatttttattctttttaaaagaataaaaataaaaaaattataaggaagtaaaacaagaaaaagataaaaaagaaaaagaagatgatgacaataataaagaagaagaaaaaaagagttttaaattgtgcataagaaaaataacattataacttttttaaatttgacacatataatttctgaattttgacacaaaattttttaacaatgaCATAAAAGATTTCTTAACTAGTTAAAAATTatcagaaacaaaaaaaaaacactaaaattttttaaaaataacattaaaattttttagctaTGGCACCAAAATTTCTCTCCATATATCTTCTTCtactacttctttttctttgtatttatcttctttttctttctcccaatatattcttctttttcatgtttCCTTATTGATTCAAACTTTTTTTTGTATCTTCTTATGCTTTGTAAATATAAGATTTTATcgaaacaaaattattttaaaattgaattaaatgctCCTAAGTTTTAAATAGCAAACTATCTTGcaatattctttattattattttttgtgttatttttttataaaactttaaaaaaactatataaaaaaataaatgagcaaagaagataaaataaaaacaagaaaaaaacgatataagatgaataagaaaacgATGCTAATAGTGACAATGACGACGATGATAacgaaagaggagaaagaagaaaaaaaaagaaaaaattactaaaaaaataaataataaacatattaaAAGAGTCAAAACTATGAAAAGCTAAAATAGGAAGAATGTCCGAGGTGGAAAATTCAAACACATGCACGCCAAGGTTGAGATCTTGGCCCTTCTTGGCTAGGAGATCAGCAACACAATTTGACTTCTACAGAGTATGCTTCTAAAGGATTTGATTTACACGGCTACCAAGGGTTTTGATATCCTGCATCAGAGGAGAACATGAATTATGTCTTGGGCAGTCATGTTTTATGAAGTTAATAGCTATCATAGAATCTAATAgatgataatattattaaaaattcgtTAGTTATAGCAATGTTAAGATCTTTAATTATACCTCATAACTCAGCATGCATAATAGAGCAACTTCTTAAATTATAAGAGAATTCCTTGATAAATCTTTTTAGATTGTCTCAGAAAAACTCCTCTATAAGTAACATTATTAGAGTTAGCCATGAAAGATCTGTTAATATTTAATAAGATCTATgaaatttttgttgtttgtttaaaagactttattcataatattattgAATCCGTTAGTTATAGCAACATCAAGACCTTTAATTATACCTCATAACTCAGCATGCATAATAGAGCAACTTCATAAATTGCAAGAGAATTCTTTGATAAATCTTTTTAGATTGTCTCGAAAAACTCTTCTACAAGCAGTATTATTAGAGCTGGCCATGAAGGATCTGCCAATATTTAATAAGAAGATCTATGGAATTCtcgttatttttttaaaagactttattcataatattattgAATTTGTTGGTTATAGCAACATCAAAAAcctttaattatatatacttCATAATTCGGCATACATAATAGAGCAACTTCATAAATTATCcgaaaattttttgataaatttttttagattgtctTGAAAAACTCctctataaataatattattagagTTGACCATAAAAAATCTgtcaatatttaataaaaaaatctataaaatttttgttgtttattCAAAAGattttattctctaaaattctgagaatttttttgtttcttactGTATTGATTCTgcaactacatctaaattagcGTGATTCCTTTCAAATAaagacattttatttttatagaatcAGAGAAAGGAGGTTATTActccaaaataaatcaattagtcttataaattaaaaagattattaGTAATTCAGtgttatcaaaatataaaaaatataattttaatattagcaATATATTTTAAgtattgttaaaaattttttagtcaCTGTAGTCACTTCATTTATAGTGACTATAAACTTctccaaagtaaaaaaaaaaatgttttttatttgtaattttgtaCTATAATTGTATGATTTGTATCCCAACAACTAAACCCTAGTTTTATATctgctaaaaaaaataatatactagAAGTCTAGAACCGGGAAGTGTTAGATGTCCCATTGTTTGTCCAATATGAATGAAGCAAGTGGAAGGCCTTTGCCCACTAACAAACACATGAAGTCGGCAACCTTATCCTCTGTTTCAAGAAGCCAACCCCTATTTATAAAAGACAGAAGACactactttcttttttcttcttatagGTATCTGAAATTCTGAATACGCACGGGAACAATAACAATGAATGGAaagtaataacaaatttaatttcatCCTCAACgacattttaaataataattccaTTCgcctaatataatttttttttaaatccttattcataattacttattttattaacaTTATTATTCAACCATGCATTTGAACTTTCCACTAGATTATTAGTGTCATTACGTCATCGCCACCTTACCAAGTTACCGTTTACTAGCATTGTCACCCACGTTCAACGGTTACCCACTCTCTAATAATTACTGTTTCACTCGTTTTTGGTCGATTTCGAACTTCCAAATAAATTTGTATTAAGATTTCAAATATTGAAGAATAGATAGattcttctaaaaaaaatgaattcgactaaaaaattatttaattatggtattaaagtaattttatgtcaaaattattagtgataaaattataccaaaacaataaaagaataaataattaaataaaaaaacaatgaaaatataaaatattgatcaaagaaaaataataacaaaattttaaaaaaataaatcaaataaacaaaagaaaataagttaaaaattgaCTCTTAGCACTCATATGCACTTGTACTCTATGTTCTTCTATTGTATCGCaaagacaaaaaattttatgagTTTATATATTGACCTAGTGTTATTGATTGAAATTTCcaactgataaaccccaattttgtggtttatcttgtgttgaattgagGGGATTTTATCAgcttatctcacatttattcaatgaaatagcatgcttttgtaattctccctaatttgtgtttaagagtgaaaacatgctttttaggcctttaatttagtaaatttaattcactttaattccatttgatgccttgatatgtttgttgagtgatttcaggttcattaggcaaggattgaatggaagaagtgaagagaaaatcATGCAAAATGGAGAATTCACGAAGAAATGTGGATTTAGAGGACTCAagcccacgcgcacgcgtcatccacgcgtacgcgtgaggagGGAATTTGCAAGGCGACGGgcacgcgtcatccacgcgcaCACGTGACGTTGGTCACGTAACCTCATTAAAGgcaaaacgctgggggcgatttctgagccaactaggcccaaatccaactcatttctaatgctatttgATGCTGAATTCAAGAGGGAACAATGGGGGAACAATTAGATTAGCTTAGGATCACgctttaggtagtttctagagagagaagctccctcttctctctagaattcggTTAATCTCTCTTAGATCTAgtatttaattcttgttttcatctagttttctttacaatttcttgttcttatatcttcattctcttagtttatagtgttaatttctcttttgagctactcttttatgtttatgagcactcttgttactttgattttcatttaatgcaatttatgttttatgttcctttattgtttaattgagttgttattattgttcccttgcaattagtagttgttagattttatagttcttgttattttaccatgctttattttatgcctttcaagtatttgataaatgcttggttggatgtttAAGTAGCTTTTTGAGTATTCTTGGCttagaaagagaaattaggcaatcttgagtcattaatacccaacttatgttggtgatctagagttgttagttaatattgtttccattaactctaatctcttgctaattcaattagtaagttgattaggacttatggattgagattaactagtcttatttgactttctctcagTGTGAAGATAACATTGTA belongs to Arachis duranensis cultivar V14167 chromosome 8, aradu.V14167.gnm2.J7QH, whole genome shotgun sequence and includes:
- the LOC107460409 gene encoding polyadenylate-binding protein RBP47C'; this encodes MQSNGSDSQQQQPTDQNQRQQQTPPHPQPLPLPQQWVPMQYPATAMVMQHPMLPPQHYAPPPPQPYMPYHQYQQQVPHVTPHHAHQHQPQGSTAENKTIWVGDLHHWMDENYLHRCFASTGEISSIKVIRNKQTGLSEGYGFVEFYSHGTAEKVLQNYAGILMPNTEQPFRLNWATFSTGDKRSDNVPDLSIFVGDLAADVTDSLLHETFSSRYPSVKAAKVVFDANTGRSKGYGFVRFGDDNERSQAMTEMNGVYCSSRPMRIGAATPRKSSAYQQGGQSNGTSSQSEADSNNTTIFVGGLDPNVTAEDLKHPFSQYGEIVSVKIPVGKGCGFVQFANRNNAEEALQKLNGTMIGKQTVRLSWGRNPANKQFRMEFGNPWSGAYYGGPVYDGYGYALPPPHDPSIYAAAYGAYPVYGGHQQQVS